One Amorphoplanes digitatis genomic window carries:
- a CDS encoding flavin-containing monooxygenase produces the protein MENVTVLGAGAAGLAVAAQLKARGVDCVVLERGPGVATSWRGRYDRLRLHTIRSLSGLPGLPIPREYGRWVRRDDLVRYLEAYAEHFGIDVRTGTTVESVKPGADRWSLRLHDGSEHSSRTLVVATGYLHTPVVPAWPGQEAWTGTLVHSAQYRNAEPFRGKNVLVVGPGNSGAEIATDLAEGGAASVSLAIRTPPHIVRRETAGWPAQLNGLLLGRLPERIFNPMAATMARMEMPDLRPYGIDRPAEGLKTRLRTQRYVPLQDVGIVRDVVAGRVRPVGAVQSFTETSVLLADGTSVEPDVVIAATGYGTGLNELFDDPSLFDETGVPLVHGGAAARPGLFFLGYDVTLGGMLRQAAIESRRVARAVPA, from the coding sequence ATGGAAAACGTGACTGTGCTCGGTGCCGGCGCCGCCGGCCTCGCCGTGGCCGCTCAGCTCAAGGCCCGCGGCGTGGACTGCGTGGTCCTCGAGCGCGGCCCGGGGGTTGCCACCAGCTGGCGCGGCCGGTACGACCGGCTGCGCCTGCACACCATCCGCAGCCTGTCCGGCCTGCCCGGCCTCCCCATCCCCCGGGAGTACGGCCGCTGGGTCAGGCGGGACGACCTGGTGCGCTACCTGGAGGCGTACGCGGAGCACTTCGGTATCGACGTGCGCACCGGGACGACGGTCGAGAGCGTCAAGCCCGGCGCCGACCGCTGGTCGCTGCGGCTGCACGACGGCTCCGAGCACTCGTCGCGGACCCTGGTCGTCGCGACCGGCTACCTGCACACCCCGGTGGTGCCGGCGTGGCCCGGGCAGGAGGCGTGGACGGGCACGCTGGTGCACTCGGCGCAGTACCGCAACGCCGAGCCCTTCCGGGGCAAGAACGTCCTGGTGGTCGGCCCGGGCAACAGCGGAGCGGAGATCGCAACAGACCTGGCCGAGGGCGGCGCCGCCTCGGTGAGCCTCGCGATCCGTACCCCGCCGCACATCGTGCGCCGCGAGACGGCGGGCTGGCCGGCGCAGCTGAACGGCCTCCTGCTGGGTCGCCTGCCGGAGCGGATCTTCAACCCGATGGCCGCCACGATGGCCCGGATGGAGATGCCGGACCTGCGGCCGTACGGGATCGACCGCCCGGCCGAGGGGCTGAAGACCCGGCTGCGCACCCAGCGCTACGTGCCGTTGCAGGACGTCGGCATCGTCCGGGACGTCGTGGCGGGGCGGGTGCGCCCGGTCGGCGCCGTGCAGAGCTTCACCGAGACGTCGGTACTGCTGGCGGACGGCACGAGCGTCGAGCCGGACGTGGTCATCGCGGCCACCGGATACGGAACCGGCCTGAACGAGCTGTTCGACGACCCGTCGCTGTTCGACGAGACCGGGGTGCCGCTGGTGCACGGTGGTGCGGCCGCGCGCCCGGGCCTGTTCTTCCTGGGGTACGACGTCACGCTGGGCGGGATGCTCCGCCAGGCGGCGATCGAGTCGCGCCGCGTGGCCCGAGCCGTCCCCGCGTGA
- a CDS encoding NBR1-Ig-like domain-containing protein translates to MEDQDGTAAERFAAQLRTLRTAVGNPSFRKMAGRSGRISHTTLHEAAAGTRFPSWETTREFVRACEADEVQWRRRWEDAQPLGAAPEVTPPVTDGPVLSGVVVPVNRGTLQTADRDEVTGARRQRLPWLVAAAAVAAMVVVLGITVRGNASQDGTGAGALPPPSSGPSEALIPGDASRFVADVTIPDGTRVKVNARFVKVWAIANVGSVAWHGRYLAPANPGGDDEGCLVPDRVTIGDTAPGEQVMISVPVTASSRPGECWVAWKMVDEQGRPYFPSRRPVYFLVTVTA, encoded by the coding sequence ATGGAAGACCAGGATGGCACCGCCGCCGAGAGGTTCGCCGCTCAGCTGCGAACGCTGCGGACCGCCGTGGGCAACCCGTCGTTCCGCAAGATGGCCGGGCGATCGGGCCGGATCTCCCACACGACGCTGCACGAGGCCGCCGCCGGGACCCGGTTCCCCTCCTGGGAGACCACGCGCGAGTTCGTCCGGGCCTGTGAGGCGGACGAGGTCCAGTGGCGGCGCCGATGGGAGGACGCGCAGCCCCTGGGTGCGGCGCCCGAGGTGACCCCTCCGGTGACGGACGGGCCCGTCCTGTCCGGCGTGGTGGTGCCGGTGAACCGGGGCACGCTACAGACGGCGGACCGGGACGAGGTCACCGGTGCGCGACGGCAGCGGCTGCCGTGGCTCGTCGCCGCGGCCGCGGTGGCGGCGATGGTCGTCGTCCTGGGCATCACCGTCCGCGGCAACGCATCCCAGGACGGTACCGGCGCCGGCGCCCTGCCGCCGCCGTCCTCCGGGCCGTCGGAGGCGTTGATTCCCGGGGACGCGAGCAGATTCGTCGCCGACGTCACGATCCCCGACGGCACGCGGGTGAAGGTCAACGCGCGCTTCGTCAAGGTGTGGGCGATCGCCAACGTGGGATCGGTCGCCTGGCACGGCCGGTACCTGGCACCGGCGAACCCCGGCGGTGACGACGAGGGTTGCCTGGTGCCGGATCGGGTGACGATCGGCGACACGGCGCCCGGCGAGCAGGTGATGATCAGCGTCCCGGTCACCGCGTCGAGCCGGCCCGGCGAGTGCTGGGTCGCCTGGAAGATGGTCGACGAGCAGGGGCGGCCCTACTTCCCCAGCCGCCGGCCGGTGTACTTCCTGGTCACCGTCACCGCCTGA
- a CDS encoding peptidoglycan-binding domain-containing protein, with amino-acid sequence MRRTWLAAGLTGLTGLCVAVGGPAHAWATAAQPVVDMGATVLAAQIDPRRADHTLTPGAKSSVLAVEQALQARNLLNAQWVDGYFGTETVSAYAAYQRSLGYTGLAANGLPGATSLTKLGQNRYTVGNTIGPGAKVQRDGFVVDARTQAMLAEAQRLLGQTLVLEQGSYNPGGDPTSAGTHDGGGVVDIAVTGMTAARRTATARALRQVGFAAWVRDPSQGDWPWHIHATAINDTDLSGQAQHQVGDYYLGMNGLANRGPDDGPRIPINTWEQYQRGQ; translated from the coding sequence ATGCGCCGTACCTGGTTGGCCGCCGGGCTCACCGGGCTCACCGGGCTCTGCGTGGCCGTAGGCGGCCCGGCCCATGCGTGGGCCACGGCCGCGCAGCCTGTCGTTGACATGGGTGCCACGGTCCTGGCCGCACAGATCGACCCACGCCGCGCCGACCACACCCTGACCCCGGGCGCGAAGAGTTCCGTGCTCGCGGTCGAGCAGGCGCTCCAGGCCCGGAACCTGCTGAACGCTCAGTGGGTCGACGGCTACTTCGGCACCGAGACCGTCTCGGCGTACGCGGCCTACCAGCGCTCGCTGGGCTACACCGGGCTGGCCGCGAACGGGCTGCCCGGCGCGACGTCGCTGACCAAGCTCGGGCAGAACCGGTACACCGTCGGCAACACGATCGGCCCGGGCGCGAAGGTCCAGCGGGACGGGTTCGTCGTCGACGCCCGTACGCAGGCGATGCTGGCCGAGGCCCAGCGCCTGCTCGGCCAGACCCTGGTGCTCGAGCAGGGCTCGTACAACCCGGGCGGCGACCCGACCTCGGCCGGTACGCACGACGGCGGCGGCGTGGTGGACATCGCGGTCACCGGCATGACCGCCGCCAGGCGCACCGCCACCGCCCGGGCCCTGCGCCAGGTCGGCTTCGCCGCCTGGGTCCGCGACCCGAGCCAGGGCGACTGGCCGTGGCACATCCACGCCACGGCGATCAACGACACGGACCTGTCCGGCCAGGCTCAGCACCAGGTCGGCGACTACTACCTCGGCATGAACGGCCTGGCCAACCGCGGACCGGACGACGGTCCCCGGATCCCGATCAACACCTGGGAGCAGTACCAGCGGGGGCAGTGA
- a CDS encoding peptidase inhibitor family I36 protein: MNIRRKLAVAGGALAMITSLLSLASPASAAARDGVCDSGEFCYYYNSDNEGSISDFTGSAEDYGTEQPSCYDFKGAGAGKGMCIKNEAASVWNRSTTTVRVHFNSNFGGAHQDFAAGAKGNLNATLKNNNASHQFSPSARTNLSYALYQAGGGAITCGFDGYESTPGRHEGIDIARNVGSDVHALVAGTVTYVASGRTGSGGLSTIAVYNSAANKTVIYLHTAPKSAVSVGDAISRGEVIADESWHGVSSSSGAHTHVEVRAGRQTHAAVSVGDSTLDNSDPTSFWNSQGYNER, from the coding sequence ATGAACATCCGCAGGAAACTCGCCGTCGCCGGGGGCGCACTCGCCATGATCACGTCCCTGCTGAGCCTCGCCTCGCCGGCGTCGGCGGCGGCCAGGGACGGGGTCTGCGACAGCGGCGAATTCTGTTACTACTACAACAGCGACAACGAGGGATCGATCTCGGACTTCACCGGTTCGGCCGAGGACTACGGCACCGAGCAGCCCTCGTGCTACGACTTCAAGGGCGCCGGCGCCGGCAAGGGCATGTGCATCAAGAACGAGGCAGCCTCGGTCTGGAACCGGAGCACCACGACCGTCCGAGTCCACTTCAACAGCAACTTCGGCGGCGCGCACCAGGACTTCGCCGCCGGCGCCAAGGGCAACCTGAACGCCACGCTGAAGAACAACAACGCCTCGCACCAGTTCTCGCCGTCGGCGCGCACGAACCTGTCGTACGCGTTGTACCAGGCCGGTGGCGGCGCGATCACGTGCGGCTTCGACGGGTACGAGAGCACCCCCGGCCGGCACGAGGGCATCGACATCGCCCGCAACGTCGGCTCGGACGTGCACGCCCTGGTGGCCGGAACGGTCACCTACGTCGCGTCCGGCCGCACCGGCAGCGGCGGCCTTTCCACGATCGCCGTCTACAACTCCGCGGCGAACAAGACGGTCATCTACCTGCACACGGCGCCGAAGTCCGCGGTGAGCGTTGGCGACGCCATCAGCCGCGGCGAGGTCATCGCCGACGAGTCGTGGCACGGCGTGTCCTCCAGCTCGGGCGCACACACCCACGTCGAGGTCCGGGCCGGGCGCCAGACCCATGCGGCCGTCAGCGTCGGCGACTCCACCCTGGACAACTCGGATCCGACCTCGTTCTGGAACTCGCAGGGATACAACGAGAGGTAG
- a CDS encoding peptidase inhibitor family I36 protein: MNIRKSLAVAGAALAVATSILSVSSPASAAARDGACDSGEFCYYFNSNQAGSVSDFTESQDDYGTTQPSCYEFKGAGEGQGVCVKNNAASVWNRTGRTVRVYFNSNFAGAGQDFASGAKGNLNATLKNNNASHELLSTGGPAGCTTDGTNSKLPSTILVYRVGLGRVDRVDFKTYVKNVLPNEWITSWPDASLEAGAMAVKSYGWYWALHSTRKTSGGQCYDVRDDTGDQVYRPSSALASTSSAVDRTWSARMTRNGNILRAHYCATTTACGGWVDGDWLSQYGSRDLANAGKNYQAILRHYYSDVAIS, from the coding sequence ATGAACATCCGCAAGAGCCTGGCCGTCGCCGGCGCCGCGCTCGCCGTCGCCACCTCCATCCTGAGCGTCTCCTCGCCGGCATCGGCCGCGGCCCGGGACGGTGCCTGCGACAGCGGCGAGTTCTGCTACTACTTCAACAGCAACCAGGCCGGCTCGGTCTCCGACTTCACCGAGTCGCAGGACGACTACGGCACGACCCAGCCGTCGTGCTACGAGTTCAAGGGCGCGGGTGAGGGCCAGGGCGTGTGCGTGAAGAACAACGCCGCGTCGGTCTGGAACCGCACCGGCCGGACCGTGCGGGTCTACTTCAACAGCAACTTCGCCGGCGCGGGCCAGGACTTCGCGTCCGGGGCGAAGGGCAACCTCAACGCCACGCTGAAGAACAACAACGCCTCGCACGAGCTGCTGAGCACGGGTGGTCCGGCGGGCTGCACCACCGACGGCACCAACAGCAAGCTGCCGAGCACCATCCTGGTCTACCGGGTCGGTCTCGGCCGCGTCGACCGGGTCGACTTCAAGACGTACGTCAAGAACGTCCTCCCGAACGAATGGATCACGAGCTGGCCGGACGCCTCGCTGGAGGCCGGCGCCATGGCCGTCAAGAGCTACGGCTGGTACTGGGCGCTGCACTCGACCCGGAAGACGTCCGGCGGCCAGTGCTACGACGTCCGCGACGACACCGGCGACCAGGTTTACCGGCCGTCGTCGGCGCTGGCGTCGACGTCCTCCGCGGTGGACCGCACCTGGTCGGCCCGGATGACCCGGAACGGCAACATCCTGCGGGCGCACTACTGCGCGACCACGACCGCCTGCGGCGGCTGGGTCGACGGGGACTGGCTCTCGCAGTACGGCTCGCGTGATCTCGCGAACGCGGGCAAGAACTACCAGGCGATCCTGCGCCACTACTACAGCGACGTAGCCATCTCCTGA
- a CDS encoding alpha/beta fold hydrolase gives MTEQQLVLLGGLWLDGSAWAGVVSELAPGRHAVAVTLPGQGDGNTSATLADQMTAVLAAVDAGAGESVVVGHSAACSLAWMAADARPGRVSKVVLIGGFPSADGERYADFFEVIDGAMPFPGWAPFEGADAADLDEPARRAFAAAAIPVPEGVARGVVALSDERRFDVPVVLVCPEFTPAQAREWIAAGDVPELARAKHVDLVDIDSGHWPMVTRPAELARILAAV, from the coding sequence ATGACAGAACAACAGCTGGTGCTCCTGGGTGGCCTCTGGCTCGACGGGTCGGCGTGGGCCGGCGTCGTGTCCGAGCTGGCACCCGGCCGCCACGCGGTGGCGGTGACGCTGCCGGGCCAGGGCGACGGGAACACGTCGGCGACGCTGGCCGACCAGATGACCGCGGTGCTCGCCGCCGTTGACGCGGGCGCCGGCGAGTCGGTGGTCGTCGGGCACTCCGCCGCCTGCAGCCTGGCCTGGATGGCGGCCGACGCGCGACCCGGGCGGGTGTCCAAGGTGGTGCTGATCGGGGGGTTCCCGTCGGCCGACGGGGAGCGGTACGCGGACTTCTTCGAGGTCATCGACGGCGCCATGCCGTTCCCCGGCTGGGCGCCGTTCGAGGGTGCCGACGCCGCCGACCTCGACGAGCCGGCCCGGCGGGCGTTCGCGGCGGCGGCGATCCCGGTTCCCGAGGGCGTGGCCAGGGGTGTGGTGGCACTGAGCGACGAGCGGCGGTTCGACGTCCCGGTCGTCCTGGTCTGCCCGGAGTTCACGCCGGCGCAGGCGCGGGAGTGGATCGCCGCGGGCGACGTTCCCGAGCTGGCCCGGGCCAAGCACGTCGACCTGGTCGACATCGACTCCGGGCACTGGCCGATGGTGACGCGGCCGGCCGAGCTGGCCCGGATCCTCGCCGCGGTCTGA
- a CDS encoding helix-turn-helix transcriptional regulator, with protein sequence MRTGPSPTARALRTLEILQAGPGTTADQLAALLGVTERAARRYVGILREAGIPVESSRGPYGGYRLGRGTRLPPVVFTQEQALGLVMAVLDGQPAAIDAEDPVGAALSKVIRALPDGVGRQAAALRDHAAATPDRHSARADPATTSTLVAAVADRRRVLLTYRGESGDQWDAEVDPWAVVVRYGRWYLLCHSHRADAIRTYRIDRIRAVRRLPHAAAPPADLDPVAALEENLGKGWRYPTRVLFHAPRDKVAPWIRPPMGRLDPDGDRCVLVGSTQNPAMYAQEWLSVIPFDFTVEGGPELRGAVAALAARFTAALSTP encoded by the coding sequence GTGCGAACCGGTCCGAGCCCGACCGCCCGTGCACTGCGCACGCTCGAAATCCTGCAAGCCGGCCCCGGCACCACCGCCGATCAGCTCGCCGCGCTGCTGGGCGTGACCGAGCGGGCCGCGCGACGCTACGTCGGGATCCTCCGCGAGGCCGGCATCCCGGTCGAGTCGAGCCGCGGCCCCTACGGCGGCTACCGGCTGGGCCGCGGCACCCGGCTACCGCCGGTCGTCTTCACCCAGGAGCAGGCCCTCGGCCTGGTCATGGCCGTGCTCGACGGGCAGCCGGCCGCCATCGACGCCGAGGACCCGGTCGGCGCGGCGCTCAGCAAGGTCATCCGGGCACTCCCCGACGGCGTCGGGCGGCAGGCGGCCGCGCTGCGGGACCACGCCGCGGCCACCCCCGACCGGCACTCGGCCCGCGCCGACCCCGCCACCACGAGCACCCTGGTCGCCGCCGTCGCCGACCGGCGTCGCGTCCTGCTCACCTACCGGGGCGAGAGCGGCGATCAGTGGGACGCCGAGGTCGACCCGTGGGCGGTCGTGGTGCGGTACGGCCGCTGGTACCTGCTGTGCCACTCGCACCGCGCGGACGCGATCCGCACGTACCGCATCGACCGGATCCGTGCCGTGCGGCGGCTGCCGCACGCCGCCGCTCCGCCCGCCGACCTGGATCCGGTCGCCGCGCTCGAGGAGAACCTGGGCAAGGGCTGGCGGTACCCCACCCGCGTGCTGTTCCACGCGCCGCGGGACAAGGTCGCACCCTGGATCCGCCCGCCCATGGGCCGCCTCGACCCGGACGGCGACCGCTGCGTACTCGTCGGCAGCACCCAGAACCCCGCGATGTACGCACAGGAATGGCTGAGCGTCATCCCGTTCGACTTCACCGTGGAAGGTGGCCCCGAACTACGCGGCGCCGTCGCCGCGCTCGCGGCCCGCTTCACCGCGGCGCTCTCAACGCCCTGA
- a CDS encoding SigE family RNA polymerase sigma factor: MDDGTDAEYLAYVNGRVTALRRFAFLLCGDGHQTDDLLQETFTKLYARWPRICRVENVDAYVHTMIVRSFLDEKRRGWWRVGLFDSAPDRPTPEPAGFEEQTVVRAALSQVPPRQQAVLVLRFLCDKPVDEVAQILGCSPGTVKSQTSHGLNKLRRILGDRIPATNGEGGWR, from the coding sequence ATGGACGACGGAACCGACGCGGAGTATCTGGCGTACGTCAATGGGCGGGTGACCGCCCTCCGAAGATTCGCCTTCCTGCTGTGCGGGGACGGCCACCAGACGGACGACCTGCTACAGGAGACCTTCACCAAGCTGTACGCGCGCTGGCCCCGGATCTGCCGCGTCGAGAACGTGGACGCCTATGTGCACACGATGATCGTGCGGTCGTTCCTGGACGAGAAGCGGCGCGGGTGGTGGCGGGTAGGGCTGTTCGACTCGGCACCCGACCGGCCGACTCCGGAGCCTGCCGGGTTCGAGGAGCAGACCGTGGTCCGGGCCGCGCTCTCCCAGGTTCCACCGCGCCAGCAGGCCGTTCTCGTGCTGCGTTTCCTTTGCGACAAGCCGGTCGACGAGGTGGCCCAAATTCTCGGCTGCTCGCCGGGCACGGTGAAGAGCCAGACCTCGCACGGCCTTAACAAGTTGCGCCGGATCCTCGGAGACCGGATTCCCGCCACCAACGGCGAAGGAGGTTGGCGATGA
- a CDS encoding NAD(P)-dependent oxidoreductase, which produces MEIVGLVGAGHMGSGLGWALREGGHDVITSLAGRSARTARLAQAAGLRVVARPADVVAQADVILVVTPPGAAVDAATEIAAMAGARRDRPLVVDLNAISPATAAEAAEVITAAGFDFVDGSISGPPPTVRPGAALYLSGPRAAEVADLRWTHARPVVVGDRIGAASAVKMSTASVYKGLMGLMTQAIRSASEHGVLEPVMADLGESFGTPYEMALAATKAHRYVAEMREIARSQAAAGLTPSLFEAFAEVWADIADRPLADGQPETLPRAITARQVADGLRQ; this is translated from the coding sequence ATGGAGATCGTTGGCTTGGTCGGTGCCGGCCACATGGGTTCGGGGCTGGGTTGGGCGTTGCGCGAGGGCGGGCATGACGTCATCACCTCGCTGGCGGGCCGGTCGGCCCGGACGGCGCGCCTGGCGCAGGCCGCCGGGCTGCGCGTCGTCGCCCGGCCGGCGGACGTGGTGGCGCAGGCGGACGTGATCCTCGTCGTCACGCCGCCGGGTGCCGCGGTCGACGCCGCCACCGAGATCGCCGCGATGGCCGGGGCGCGCCGAGACCGGCCGCTCGTGGTGGACCTCAACGCCATTTCGCCGGCGACCGCGGCCGAGGCCGCCGAGGTGATCACCGCCGCGGGCTTCGACTTCGTGGACGGCTCCATCTCGGGACCGCCGCCGACGGTACGGCCCGGAGCGGCGCTCTATCTCTCCGGACCCCGTGCCGCCGAGGTCGCGGATCTGCGCTGGACGCACGCCAGGCCGGTGGTGGTCGGCGACCGCATCGGCGCCGCCAGCGCGGTGAAGATGTCCACCGCGTCGGTCTACAAGGGACTGATGGGCCTGATGACGCAGGCGATCCGCTCCGCGTCGGAGCACGGCGTCCTTGAGCCGGTGATGGCCGACCTCGGCGAGAGCTTCGGAACCCCGTACGAGATGGCCCTCGCCGCGACCAAGGCGCACCGCTATGTCGCCGAGATGCGGGAGATCGCGCGGTCGCAGGCCGCGGCGGGCCTCACGCCGTCGCTGTTCGAGGCCTTCGCCGAGGTCTGGGCCGACATCGCGGACCGGCCGCTGGCCGACGGCCAACCCGAGACCCTGCCGCGCGCGATCACCGCCCGCCAGGTGGCAGACGGGCTCCGTCAATAG
- a CDS encoding cation diffusion facilitator family transporter, with translation MAEHPHHHHGGVWHRVRHVITPHSHDSADKVDSALEASRDGMRALWISLAVLGVTAALQALIVASSGSVALLGDTLHNVADALTAVPLGIAFWLGRRAATRAYTYGFGRAEDLAGIVIVLVIAGSAIAAGWFAVGRLLEPRPMTHLPWVLAAGLIGFCGNELVARYRITVGRRIGSAALVADGLHARTDGYTSLAVVLAAAGTWLGWSWADPVVGLAITVAIAFVLKDAAREVYRRLMDRVDPQIVDGAEAALRAIPGVRDVGALRLRWIGHRLHAEATVVVDAQLSLLAAHEIAADAEHQLTHQVPRLTGATVHVDPDSHPGGQHHSGLSHARRDRLAHSGA, from the coding sequence ATGGCCGAGCACCCGCACCACCACCACGGCGGCGTGTGGCACCGCGTCCGCCATGTGATCACACCGCACTCGCACGACAGCGCGGACAAGGTCGACTCGGCGCTGGAGGCCTCCCGCGACGGCATGCGCGCCCTGTGGATCTCCCTCGCCGTGCTCGGGGTGACCGCCGCGCTCCAGGCGCTGATCGTCGCGTCCTCCGGGTCGGTCGCCCTGCTCGGCGACACCCTGCACAACGTCGCCGACGCGTTGACCGCCGTCCCGCTCGGCATCGCGTTCTGGCTCGGCCGGCGCGCCGCCACCCGCGCGTACACCTACGGCTTCGGCCGGGCCGAGGATCTCGCCGGCATCGTGATCGTGCTGGTCATCGCCGGCTCGGCGATCGCCGCCGGCTGGTTCGCCGTTGGCCGGCTGCTGGAGCCGCGGCCGATGACCCACCTGCCCTGGGTGCTCGCGGCCGGGCTCATCGGCTTCTGCGGCAACGAGCTCGTCGCCCGCTACCGGATCACCGTCGGCCGCCGCATCGGCTCCGCCGCGCTGGTCGCCGACGGCCTTCACGCCCGCACCGACGGCTACACCTCCCTGGCCGTCGTGCTCGCCGCGGCCGGCACCTGGCTCGGCTGGAGCTGGGCCGACCCGGTCGTCGGCCTCGCCATCACCGTCGCCATCGCGTTCGTGCTCAAGGACGCCGCCCGCGAGGTCTACCGCCGGCTCATGGACCGCGTCGACCCGCAGATCGTCGACGGGGCCGAGGCGGCCCTGCGCGCGATACCCGGCGTTCGCGACGTCGGCGCGCTACGGCTGCGCTGGATCGGCCACCGCCTGCACGCCGAAGCAACCGTCGTCGTCGACGCCCAGCTCAGCCTGCTCGCCGCGCACGAGATCGCCGCCGACGCCGAACACCAACTCACCCACCAGGTCCCCCGCCTGACGGGCGCCACCGTCCACGTCGACCCGGACAGCCACCCCGGCGGCCAGCACCACTCGGGCCTGTCCCACGCCCGCCGCGACCGCCTCGCTCACTCCGGAGCCTGA
- a CDS encoding alpha/beta fold hydrolase translates to MHPQPPLRTTHVAGNPTAMLMFDRWGQFGRPVLLLHGLLFDRTMWWPAAAALAGPRCTVVAPDLPGHGQSPPRDDCRVEDLAAQLAVLVHQLGLHRAPIVVGHASASRLAAAFAAGHATHDLVTVDEPPVDATDVEDLIAAARPGDVPEHYQPYARPRTDPALLCAYGSWLHQPPARRNQPALAGRAGGRPPAGPFAHLTDPDAFAAQLRELL, encoded by the coding sequence ATGCACCCGCAACCCCCGCTTCGCACCACCCACGTCGCCGGAAACCCCACGGCGATGCTCATGTTCGACCGGTGGGGCCAGTTCGGCCGCCCCGTCCTGCTGCTGCACGGGCTGCTGTTCGACCGCACCATGTGGTGGCCGGCCGCGGCAGCGCTCGCCGGCCCCCGGTGCACCGTCGTCGCCCCCGACCTGCCCGGCCACGGCCAGTCACCGCCCCGCGACGACTGCCGCGTCGAGGACCTCGCCGCCCAGCTCGCCGTGCTCGTGCACCAGCTCGGGCTGCACCGGGCCCCGATCGTCGTCGGGCACGCCAGCGCGTCCCGGCTGGCCGCCGCGTTCGCCGCCGGCCACGCCACCCACGACCTGGTCACCGTCGACGAGCCGCCCGTCGACGCCACGGACGTCGAGGACCTGATCGCGGCGGCCCGGCCCGGCGACGTCCCCGAGCACTACCAGCCGTACGCCCGGCCGCGCACCGATCCGGCTTTGCTGTGCGCGTACGGAAGCTGGCTGCACCAGCCACCCGCCCGCCGCAACCAACCCGCCCTGGCCGGCCGGGCCGGAGGCCGGCCGCCGGCCGGGCCGTTCGCCCACCTCACCGACCCGGACGCCTTCGCCGCGCAGCTGCGTGAGCTGCTCTGA
- a CDS encoding YdeI/OmpD-associated family protein: MASVELDELIVAGAEALRAWLSANHATSPGVWLALTKKGGTVTTLTWQQAVDEALCFGWIDGQARKRDQESSWIRYTPRRPRSIWSQRNVAHVARLEVQGLMLPAGRAAVDAAKADGRWAKAYAPSSEAEVPADLLAAIAVVPAAQAMFDVLTKANRFALIYRLNAAKRPQTRERKIDEFVAMLARHETFHPQKAQPPICPD, from the coding sequence ATGGCGAGCGTGGAGCTGGATGAGTTGATCGTCGCGGGCGCCGAGGCGCTGCGCGCGTGGTTGTCGGCCAACCACGCCACGTCGCCCGGCGTCTGGCTGGCCCTGACCAAGAAGGGTGGCACGGTCACCACGCTGACCTGGCAGCAGGCGGTCGACGAGGCCCTGTGCTTCGGCTGGATCGACGGGCAGGCCCGGAAACGGGATCAGGAGTCCTCTTGGATCCGGTACACCCCTCGTAGACCCCGCAGCATCTGGTCACAACGCAACGTCGCCCACGTGGCCCGGCTGGAAGTACAGGGTCTGATGCTGCCCGCGGGCCGCGCCGCGGTGGACGCCGCGAAGGCGGACGGGCGGTGGGCCAAGGCCTACGCCCCGTCGTCGGAAGCCGAGGTGCCGGCCGACCTCCTCGCCGCCATCGCCGTCGTCCCGGCCGCCCAAGCCATGTTCGACGTACTCACCAAGGCCAACCGGTTCGCTCTTATCTACCGCCTCAATGCCGCCAAACGGCCGCAGACCCGCGAGCGAAAGATCGACGAGTTCGTCGCCATGCTGGCCCGCCACGAGACGTTCCACCCGCAGAAGGCGCAGCCTCCGATCTGCCCCGACTAA